Proteins encoded together in one Pontiella desulfatans window:
- a CDS encoding M90 family metallopeptidase — protein MLPILIIFCLLVGIVAAVAVMKTLKQRRRAKLRSIPAPDSWLKILHKTLPMVDKLSIAEKKRIAGYMKVFLAEKHFEGCGGLEVTEEMKVTVAAQACMLLLGREDKVYPRLKTILLYPHTYTDGEQARLGESWNSGVVVLSWNSVVGGARNFADGHNVTFHEFAHQLDQESGAADGAPILGDRSAYSTWAHVFGDEYKHLVDTTNHGRKSTMDQYGATNPAEFFAVATETFFEKPRQMKEKHPELYEELQQYYKLDPLQWI, from the coding sequence ATGTTACCCATATTAATTATCTTCTGTTTGCTGGTTGGGATTGTTGCTGCGGTGGCAGTGATGAAAACGTTGAAGCAGCGTAGGCGGGCCAAGCTGCGTTCTATTCCCGCCCCCGATTCGTGGCTGAAGATTTTGCATAAGACGCTCCCGATGGTGGACAAGCTTTCGATAGCGGAGAAAAAGCGGATCGCGGGATATATGAAAGTTTTCCTTGCGGAGAAACACTTCGAGGGTTGCGGCGGGCTGGAGGTGACCGAGGAGATGAAGGTGACGGTGGCGGCGCAGGCCTGCATGTTGCTGCTGGGCCGGGAAGACAAGGTCTACCCTCGCCTAAAGACGATCCTACTCTATCCCCACACCTACACCGACGGGGAGCAAGCACGCCTAGGGGAATCGTGGAACAGCGGCGTGGTGGTGCTTTCGTGGAACAGCGTGGTCGGCGGTGCGCGCAACTTTGCCGACGGACACAATGTGACGTTCCACGAGTTTGCGCACCAGCTCGACCAGGAAAGTGGCGCGGCCGACGGGGCGCCGATTCTCGGGGATCGGTCGGCCTATTCGACCTGGGCACACGTGTTCGGCGATGAATACAAGCATCTGGTCGATACGACCAACCACGGTCGCAAGAGCACGATGGATCAGTATGGAGCCACCAATCCGGCTGAGTTCTTCGCCGTGGCCACCGAGACGTTTTTCGAGAAGCCCCGGCAGATGAAGGAGAAACATCCGGAGCTTTACGAGGAGTTGCAGCAGTACTACAAGCTTGATCCTCTACAGTGGATATAA
- a CDS encoding glycosyl hydrolase family 95 catalytic domain-containing protein, whose amino-acid sequence MRLGWMATMLAMMFAVQGFSEEIDYASFLGRHDMVWDRVPNRWEVSPYTGNGNVGFLFYQDKGEAKNVISIHAGRHDYYDHREPHEGNELLWIYRSRLPLGHFKLESAGEIQEADLRLDLWNAELRGTVRTSKGSYAVRGFTHSLHDVIYFETDAENESVKVSWHPEVPKAPVRTTLEGGGGPKGGSWDRMRKAPYALPPEPTLSEEDGMRFCFQPLHENRGETTTGWEVAGKANGKQLLFASIHHSFPGHDSLDVVKKNLRNARALLEDGSFFASHRQWWNAYYPLSFLTINDPEKEAFYWIQMYKFASATRGNGPVMDLMGPWYHKTFWPMVWGDLNVELQYWTHLTANRLDVGSSLCNWFDKHEEQLFKNVPDHWENSAGLATLFPQDLVAHQGGSVPDMLCWIMHNYWLHCEFAGDRGRMRDGLFPKLRGVVNSYRNYLKDHPVKSDDGTIHIKNSWSPEYPGGRGQDINFTIGLMRWSLQTLLDLNDEHRLNDPLASEWKEMLDNLVEFQIDEDGLRIGKDIPFEKPHRHYSHLLPFYPLAVLTPDTEEGAKLMRTTLDHWLDVTFNREKKDTAMSVTGYTATGAASMYAWLGDSDQAYHYLDFLIKHDRVSPTTMYAEGNPVIESPLSFATCIHDMLLQSWGGKIRVFPAAPQRWGDVAFKDFRTQGAFLVSAKKNAGATQFVAVESLAGSPCLVQTDIPKPKIYIDGQPAKKQQVRVLGDGLFQIALQQGERVIFTPVSLEKTDLNIQPIAVDASGHNLFGLSEKTGRLPGHQHYYKK is encoded by the coding sequence ATGAGACTTGGATGGATGGCCACGATGTTGGCGATGATGTTTGCGGTGCAGGGGTTTTCTGAGGAGATCGATTATGCCTCGTTTCTGGGGCGGCACGACATGGTGTGGGATCGGGTGCCGAATCGCTGGGAGGTTTCGCCGTATACCGGCAACGGGAATGTCGGGTTCCTCTTCTACCAGGACAAGGGCGAAGCGAAGAATGTGATCTCGATCCATGCGGGCCGGCACGACTATTATGACCACCGCGAGCCGCATGAGGGCAACGAACTGTTGTGGATCTATCGCAGCCGCTTGCCGCTGGGGCACTTTAAGCTGGAGTCGGCGGGTGAGATTCAGGAAGCCGACCTGCGGTTGGATCTATGGAACGCGGAGTTGAGGGGGACGGTTAGAACCTCGAAGGGGTCCTATGCCGTGCGGGGCTTCACGCACAGCCTGCATGATGTGATCTATTTCGAGACCGATGCGGAGAACGAATCGGTGAAGGTTTCGTGGCATCCGGAGGTTCCGAAGGCGCCTGTGCGCACCACGCTGGAGGGTGGCGGCGGGCCGAAGGGGGGCAGCTGGGACCGAATGCGCAAGGCGCCGTATGCGTTGCCGCCGGAGCCGACCCTGAGTGAAGAAGACGGCATGCGGTTTTGTTTCCAGCCCCTGCATGAAAACCGGGGCGAGACCACGACGGGCTGGGAGGTTGCGGGCAAGGCGAACGGGAAGCAGTTGCTGTTTGCGAGCATTCACCACAGTTTTCCCGGGCATGACAGCTTGGATGTCGTGAAGAAGAATCTGCGCAACGCCCGGGCGCTGCTGGAGGACGGCAGCTTCTTCGCCTCGCACCGCCAATGGTGGAACGCCTATTACCCGCTGAGCTTCCTGACGATCAACGATCCGGAAAAGGAGGCCTTCTACTGGATCCAGATGTATAAGTTTGCGTCGGCCACCCGCGGCAACGGGCCGGTGATGGATCTGATGGGGCCGTGGTATCACAAGACCTTCTGGCCGATGGTTTGGGGCGATCTGAATGTGGAGCTGCAGTATTGGACGCATCTGACGGCGAACCGGCTGGATGTGGGCTCCTCCCTGTGCAACTGGTTCGACAAGCATGAGGAGCAGCTTTTCAAGAATGTGCCGGATCATTGGGAAAACAGCGCCGGGCTGGCCACCTTGTTCCCGCAGGATCTGGTGGCGCACCAGGGCGGGAGCGTGCCGGACATGCTGTGCTGGATCATGCACAACTATTGGCTGCATTGCGAGTTTGCCGGCGACCGCGGTCGCATGCGCGACGGGCTGTTCCCCAAGCTGCGCGGCGTCGTGAACAGCTACCGCAACTATCTGAAAGACCATCCGGTGAAGTCCGATGACGGGACGATCCATATCAAGAACAGCTGGTCGCCGGAATATCCGGGCGGCCGCGGGCAGGACATCAACTTCACGATCGGCCTGATGCGCTGGAGCCTCCAAACCTTGCTCGACCTCAACGACGAGCATCGGCTGAACGATCCGCTGGCCTCCGAATGGAAGGAGATGCTCGACAACCTGGTTGAATTCCAGATCGATGAGGATGGGCTGCGCATCGGGAAGGATATTCCGTTCGAGAAGCCGCACCGGCACTATTCGCACCTCTTGCCGTTTTATCCGCTGGCCGTCCTGACGCCGGACACGGAGGAGGGGGCGAAGCTGATGCGGACGACGCTGGATCATTGGCTGGACGTGACGTTTAACCGGGAAAAGAAGGATACGGCCATGTCGGTTACCGGCTATACGGCCACGGGGGCGGCCTCCATGTATGCCTGGCTGGGCGATTCGGACCAAGCCTACCACTATCTGGATTTCCTGATTAAGCACGACCGGGTTTCCCCGACCACGATGTATGCCGAGGGCAATCCGGTGATCGAAAGCCCGCTCTCGTTCGCCACCTGCATCCACGATATGCTGCTGCAGAGCTGGGGCGGGAAGATCCGCGTGTTCCCGGCCGCGCCGCAGCGGTGGGGCGATGTTGCCTTCAAGGATTTCCGGACCCAGGGCGCGTTCCTGGTCAGCGCCAAAAAGAACGCCGGCGCGACGCAGTTTGTTGCCGTTGAAAGCCTGGCGGGTTCGCCATGCCTTGTTCAAACCGACATTCCGAAGCCGAAGATATACATCGATGGCCAGCCGGCGAAGAAGCAGCAGGTGCGGGTGCTTGGCGACGGCCTGTTTCAGATCGCGCTCCAGCAGGGGGAGCGAGTTATATTCACTCCGGTTTCGCTGGAAAAAACGGATCTGAACATCCAACCTATTGCGGTCGATGCTTCGGGCCATAATCTATTTGGGCTGAGCGAAAAAACGGGCCGGCTTCCGGGCCATCAACATTATTATAAGAAATAG